One Methanofervidicoccus abyssi genomic window, ACTACACCAAATGAAGATACCTACTCCTATTTAAAAAATGAGAAGGAGATCATACCAATACTTCTAAAGTATAGAAACAAATACAAATCCGCAATGATAAAACAGGCCATGATAAAACTCTTTGAGAACAGCCTCGTTAAAGAGAGAGATACTGTAGTAGCTATACTAGGAACTCCCAGAGCATCTGGTAATATAGATACTATCTCTCTAATAGAGGTATCTTCTAACGATTTCCTACTGAGATTCTACAGGTTTATCAACTCCCTGGAAAGTATCAAGAGGTTGGTAGTTAGCGAGGTATTGGATATAGCCATGGAGCTATCCATTGAGGGAAAGGAAGGAAAACCTGTTGGAGCCATGTTTGTAGTAGGAGATAGTGAAAAGGTCCTTAAAATGTCCAGCCAACTTATACTCAACCCTTTTAAGGGACATGATGCTATAATATTCGATAAAAGGGTAAGGGGCACAATAAAGGAACTTGCAGGTATAGATGGTGCCTTTATAATCGGTGATAGAGGGGAAGTTATATCTGCAGGTAGGTATTTGGAGCCCTTAAGTTGTACCTTAAATCTACCTCTAGGTCTTGGAGCCAGGCATTACACTGCTGCAGCAATTTCAAAACACACAGAAGCAGTAGCTATTACAGTCTCTGACTCTGGAGGTATTGTTAGGATATTTAAAGATGGAGAGATGGTTGTCGAGATTGATCCCAACAGGTTGGATCGTGAATGTTTCATTCCATGTATCTAAATATATAGATATACCTTGATATTAAAAAATGGTGGGGATACTGGGATTTGAACCCAGGTCCGGGGATTTCTCCTGCTCGGGGTTGGTCCAAGCCCATATAGGCACTTGGAGTCCCCGATGATAGGCCAGACTACACCATATCCCCACCAACATCCCTTAAAAGAATAGGAATTAGTAGTATATATATCTTTCGGATTCATGAAGTTTTTGATATAAGCAACAATGTTTATCCATCACTGATCCTATAAAGTAGTTATCAAAATATTCTATAACATCTTTTTAATACGTTGTTATATTGATGGCCCATAGAAGTAAAATAAAAATTTAAATAAAAATTTAAATAATATTAAAAAGTATTATTATAACATAACAAAATAGATAAGGTGGTAGAATGGAAATAAATGGAGTATATATAGAAGACACCTTTGCCGAGGCATTTCCTATATGGGTTTCAAGGGTTTTAATAACTGCAGCTACAAAGAGACTTGCAAAGATAGCGGCAACAGAGGCTACAGGGTTTGGATGTTCAGTGATAATGTGCCCTGCAGAAGCAGGGATTGAGAAATACGTACCTCCAACAAAGACTCCAGATGGAAGACCTGGTTTTATAATAGAGATATGTCATCCTAAGAAATCAGAGTTGGAAAAGCAACTCTTGGAGAGACTGGGACAGTGTGTCTTAACTGCACCTACAACTGCAGTATTCGATGCTATGGGCGAGGATGCAGAAGAGCATGTCAAGGTAGGGTTTAAGTTGAAGTTCTTTGGAGACGGTTACGAGAAGAAGGATAAGTTAGGAGATAGGACAGTATATAGGATACCTATAATGGGAGGGGAATTCATAGTAGAGGATAAGTTCGGTATTAAAAAAGGAGTTGCAGGGGGGAACTTCTTCATAATGGCAGACAGTAATATGACTGCACTGGTGGCGGCAGAGGCTGCAGTGAATGCCATCAGATCTGTGGAGAAGGTGATAACTCCATTCCCAGGAGGAATAGTTGCTTCTGGTAGTAAGGTAGGTGCTTCCAATCCAAAGTATAAATTTATGACTGCTACTACAAACCATAAGATGTGCCCAACACTCAGGGATGTTGTAGAGGACTCTGAAGTTCCAGAAGATGTAAATGGGGTATACGAGATCGTAATAGATGGAGTAGATGAGGAGTCTGTTAAGAAGGCTATGAAGGTAGGTATCTTGGCGGCAACAACTGTGAAAGGTGTTAAGAAGATAACTGCAGGTAACTACGGAGGTAAGTTAGGTAAGTACCAGATAAAGTTAAGGGAGTTATTTGAATAACTATAATAATTATTATTAATACTAATTTTTCATAATAGTTGTTTTATTCTTATTTTTTATTATTTTAAAAAAATTTTATAGGGGATTTAATTTGAAGGTGAAGTACCTGTTAAAAAATAACACCTACGGAGAATTTACACTGAATAAATCCTTTAATACCTATAGAGGTAAGTTGATAAAGTTTGATTTCAACGGACCTTTGGAAGGAGTTGTAATGTTGAATAAGAAAAATCATTATTATTTTTATCCCTTAAGAGCCCTCCATATGATAAAACCTGAAAATCATATACCTACAAATATCTTACCTAAAACTTCCCTCCCTACAAATCCAAAAAATATCCATGTCAAGGAAGCACTTTCAAGGATAGTAGGTAGAACCTTAAAGGTTGGATACAATAATCCTAAAACAGCTTATTTGGGAAGACTCTTAGGATTTACAAGGGGGTTTTTTCCTGGACTCTCGCCCTGGAAATTCATGGGGAAATATACCTATTGATAAACCCTGACTATTTTATATATTACGGTACCGAGTGGATTATCCCTAGAAATAATCCCCCATATGTGCCACCGGTACTTGTAAACTTAACAAAAACTACTCAGTATCTAAAGAAATCCCTCTTGGAGGAGGTATTTTTAGAACCGATGTATCCTCGTATAAATATAGATAACAGGGCGTATGTATATCCCTATGGTGTAGTTTCAAAGGATGAAGATTTAAAGAGACATATAGAGACTGTCCTAAAGAGGCATGGTCTCTACTTTTATAAAGAACAGGATTATATCTGTCAAAATTAAAATTATAAACCCTTAGTTCCCATTAGAGTAGTGATTAAAAAGAAGACATTTAGTTTTATTTTTATTATTTCATTATTATTTTTTTATTTTTTAACTATCACTTTGATGTGGATTGGGGTTATAATAATCTTATACTATATTCATTACTTAAAATCTCGACAAGTTTATTTAAGGTTTTAGATACACCATTTTCTGATCTTTCAACTAAATTTTTCCCAGTTAGTATATCTCCATATATATCAGTTGTAAATAGATACCTCCTGTTATCTGTAAGGATACATATACCTCCTCTGCCAATGCCTGCTGTAGTTCCTATTGCTATATTACACCTTAACTTGTTTTTCAATCCCTTTGCCATTAGATATGCTACTTCAATGTCCTTTTTTTCATTGTATACTTTGGCGTATCTGTATGTGTAATCTGAAGGTGGTAGTTTTATATTTAGAATACTTTCTATAACATCCTTCTGAGGTAGAAACATCGATGCTATAACATATATATTTTTATTAAAAATAGGGTAATAAGGATGTCCTTTTACATCTTCGTATCCCATAGCCATCTTATGTAGAATAACTCCTATTTTTCCATGTGTAAAACACTCTGCAGTGGCAACAGAGAGCATAGTATTATCCCTCTGGGACTAAAGTTATTAATTATCTAACTCTCTATTTATACTAATAATTTAAATAATAAATTATGGTCCTAGAGAAAACTATTTTTTAGGTATTCGACTATATATTCAGGGAAAGTTAGTACAGATGGAATTTTATACTTTGAATGTGAAAAATAAGTATTAAAATAATGTGAATATTCCTCCAAATTACTAAAGAATTAAATATGAGTTATACATATTAAATATAAAAGCTAAGTGAATAATAAGGGGTGTATCTATGAACAAGGAGATAATAATAGATATAATAGAAACCTTTGAGAAGAATAACGTCGGTATTCAACTATCGGTTGGAGGTCAAAAAACCTTGGAGATCACAGTGAAAGATAAAAA contains:
- a CDS encoding diadenylate cyclase, encoding MDKIESIVKHGFSLAREIGDVLLVFTETGRTYKVLKKYLNKECGKNEGKNLKVVVTTPNEDTYSYLKNEKEIIPILLKYRNKYKSAMIKQAMIKLFENSLVKERDTVVAILGTPRASGNIDTISLIEVSSNDFLLRFYRFINSLESIKRLVVSEVLDIAMELSIEGKEGKPVGAMFVVGDSEKVLKMSSQLILNPFKGHDAIIFDKRVRGTIKELAGIDGAFIIGDRGEVISAGRYLEPLSCTLNLPLGLGARHYTAAAISKHTEAVAITVSDSGGIVRIFKDGEMVVEIDPNRLDRECFIPCI
- the fhcD gene encoding formylmethanofuran--tetrahydromethanopterin N-formyltransferase, producing MEINGVYIEDTFAEAFPIWVSRVLITAATKRLAKIAATEATGFGCSVIMCPAEAGIEKYVPPTKTPDGRPGFIIEICHPKKSELEKQLLERLGQCVLTAPTTAVFDAMGEDAEEHVKVGFKLKFFGDGYEKKDKLGDRTVYRIPIMGGEFIVEDKFGIKKGVAGGNFFIMADSNMTALVAAEAAVNAIRSVEKVITPFPGGIVASGSKVGASNPKYKFMTATTNHKMCPTLRDVVEDSEVPEDVNGVYEIVIDGVDEESVKKAMKVGILAATTVKGVKKITAGNYGGKLGKYQIKLRELFE
- a CDS encoding UPF0254 family protein is translated as MLSVATAECFTHGKIGVILHKMAMGYEDVKGHPYYPIFNKNIYVIASMFLPQKDVIESILNIKLPPSDYTYRYAKVYNEKKDIEVAYLMAKGLKNKLRCNIAIGTTAGIGRGGICILTDNRRYLFTTDIYGDILTGKNLVERSENGVSKTLNKLVEILSNEYSIRLL